One part of the Streptomyces sp. NBC_00286 genome encodes these proteins:
- a CDS encoding NUDIX hydrolase, with translation MATPDFITAIRATAGQQLLWLPGVTAIVLDDEDRVLLGRRSDTRKWSVIGGIPDPGEQPAACAVREVYEETAVHCVAERVVLVQALAPVTYENGDTCQYMDITFRCRAVGGEARVNDDESLDVGWFPVDALPELNEHGLFRIKQALSDAPTWFDPMT, from the coding sequence ATGGCTACTCCTGACTTCATCACCGCCATCCGGGCCACCGCCGGCCAGCAACTCCTCTGGCTCCCCGGAGTCACCGCCATCGTCCTCGACGACGAGGACAGAGTGCTGCTGGGGCGCCGCTCCGACACCCGCAAATGGTCGGTGATCGGCGGCATCCCGGACCCTGGCGAACAGCCGGCGGCCTGTGCGGTACGGGAGGTCTACGAGGAGACGGCGGTGCACTGCGTCGCCGAGCGGGTCGTCCTGGTGCAGGCCCTGGCGCCGGTCACGTACGAGAACGGTGACACCTGCCAGTACATGGACATCACCTTCCGCTGTCGGGCCGTCGGAGGCGAGGCACGGGTCAACGACGACGAGTCCCTCGACGTCGGCTGGTTTCCGGTCGACGCCCTGCCGGAGCTGAACGAGCACGGACTGTTCCGGATCAAGCAGGCACTGTCCGACGCACCCACCTGGTTCGACCCCATGACCTGA
- a CDS encoding metal-sensitive transcriptional regulator yields the protein MELQMAADELKSVINRLKRAQGQIAGVINMIEQGRSCDEVVTQLAAASRALDRAGFAIIATGLEHCMAPENGEPDMDRDQMRARLEKLFLSLA from the coding sequence ATGGAACTGCAGATGGCGGCCGACGAGCTGAAGTCCGTGATCAACCGGCTCAAGCGAGCCCAGGGGCAGATAGCGGGCGTGATCAACATGATCGAGCAGGGCCGCTCCTGCGATGAGGTGGTCACCCAACTGGCCGCCGCCTCAAGGGCGTTGGACCGAGCCGGGTTCGCGATCATCGCGACAGGTCTGGAGCACTGCATGGCCCCCGAGAACGGCGAGCCGGACATGGACCGCGACCAGATGCGGGCCCGCCTCGAGAAGCTCTTCCTCTCCCTGGCCTGA
- a CDS encoding NADP-dependent isocitrate dehydrogenase, with translation MTDSTIIYTHTDEAPALATHSFLPVIQAYASTAGVTVETRDISLAGRIIALFPEYLEEGQRIPDDLAELGALAKTPEANIIKLPNVSASIPQLKAAIAELQEQGYALPAYPDDPKTDEERDIRARYDKVKGSAVNPVLREGNSDRRAPASVKNYAKAHPHRMGAWTSESKTNVATMGVDDFRSTEKSAVISEAGALRIELKGDDGSTTVLRESVPVLAGEVVDASVMRVAALREFLTAQINRAKSEGVLFSVHLKATMMKVSDPIIFGHVVRAFFPKTFAKYGEKLAAAGLTPNDGLGGIYKGLESLPEGAEIKASFDAELAEGPELAMVDSDRGITNLHVPSDVIVDASMPAMIRTSGHMWGPDGEEADTLAVLPDSSYSGVYQVVVDDCRANGAFDPSTMGSVPNVGLMAQKAEEYGSHDKTFEIPTTGTVRLVDQAGNVVIEQTVSAGDIFRACQTKDAPIKDWVKLAVTRARATGDPAVFWLDETRAHDAQLIAKVEQYLPEHDTEGLDIRVLNPVEATKLSVERIRRGENTISVTGNVLRDYLTDLFPILELGTSAKMLSVVPLMNGGGLFETGAGGSAPKHVQQLVKENYLRWDSLGEFLALASSFEHLAQTTDNARAQVLADTLDRATALFLENDKSPSRRVGGIDNRGSHFYLALYWAQELAKQNDDAALAKAFAPLAETLTTQEQTIVDELLAVQGSPADIGGYYRPDPAKASAVMRPSATLNQALATLA, from the coding sequence GTGACTGACTCGACCATCATCTATACGCACACTGACGAGGCCCCGGCCCTGGCGACGCATTCGTTCCTGCCGGTGATCCAGGCCTACGCCTCGACGGCCGGGGTCACCGTGGAGACGCGGGACATCTCCCTGGCGGGACGGATCATCGCCCTCTTCCCGGAGTACCTCGAAGAGGGGCAGCGCATCCCGGACGACCTGGCCGAGCTGGGCGCTCTCGCCAAGACGCCCGAGGCGAACATCATCAAGCTGCCGAACGTCTCGGCGTCCATCCCGCAGCTCAAGGCCGCGATCGCCGAGCTGCAGGAGCAGGGCTACGCGCTGCCGGCGTACCCGGACGACCCGAAGACCGACGAGGAGCGCGACATCCGCGCCCGCTACGACAAGGTCAAGGGCTCCGCCGTCAACCCGGTCCTGCGCGAGGGCAACTCCGACCGGCGCGCCCCCGCCTCGGTGAAGAACTACGCGAAGGCCCACCCGCACCGCATGGGTGCCTGGACCTCCGAGTCGAAGACCAACGTCGCGACCATGGGCGTGGACGACTTCCGTTCCACGGAGAAGTCCGCGGTGATCTCCGAGGCCGGCGCGCTGCGCATCGAGCTGAAGGGCGACGACGGCTCCACCACCGTGCTGCGCGAGTCCGTACCCGTACTCGCCGGTGAGGTCGTCGACGCCTCCGTGATGCGGGTCGCCGCGCTGCGCGAGTTCCTGACCGCGCAGATCAACCGTGCCAAGTCCGAGGGCGTGCTGTTCTCCGTACACCTGAAGGCCACGATGATGAAGGTCTCCGACCCGATCATCTTCGGTCACGTGGTGCGCGCCTTCTTCCCGAAGACGTTCGCGAAGTACGGCGAGAAGCTCGCCGCAGCCGGCCTCACCCCGAACGACGGACTCGGCGGCATCTACAAGGGCCTCGAGTCCCTGCCCGAGGGCGCCGAGATCAAGGCCTCCTTCGACGCCGAGCTCGCCGAGGGCCCCGAACTGGCGATGGTCGACTCCGACCGCGGCATCACCAACCTGCACGTCCCCTCCGACGTCATCGTCGACGCCTCCATGCCGGCCATGATCCGCACCTCCGGCCACATGTGGGGCCCGGACGGCGAGGAGGCCGACACGCTCGCCGTCCTGCCGGACAGCAGCTACTCGGGCGTCTACCAGGTCGTCGTCGACGACTGCCGCGCGAACGGTGCCTTCGACCCGTCGACGATGGGCTCGGTCCCGAACGTCGGCCTGATGGCGCAGAAGGCCGAGGAGTACGGCAGCCACGACAAGACCTTCGAGATCCCCACCACCGGCACGGTCCGCCTTGTCGACCAGGCCGGGAACGTCGTCATCGAGCAGACCGTCTCCGCCGGCGACATCTTCCGCGCCTGCCAGACCAAGGACGCCCCGATCAAGGACTGGGTGAAGCTGGCCGTCACCCGTGCCCGCGCCACCGGCGACCCGGCCGTGTTCTGGCTGGACGAGACCCGCGCGCACGACGCGCAGCTGATCGCGAAGGTCGAGCAGTACCTGCCGGAGCACGACACCGAGGGCTTGGACATCCGCGTCCTGAACCCGGTCGAGGCGACCAAGCTCTCCGTGGAGCGCATCCGCCGCGGCGAGAACACCATCTCGGTCACCGGCAACGTCCTGCGTGACTACCTGACCGACCTGTTCCCGATCCTGGAGCTGGGCACCAGCGCCAAGATGCTCTCGGTCGTCCCGCTGATGAACGGCGGCGGCCTCTTCGAGACGGGCGCCGGCGGTTCCGCGCCGAAGCACGTCCAGCAGCTGGTCAAGGAGAACTACCTCCGCTGGGACAGCCTGGGTGAGTTCCTCGCGCTGGCCTCCAGCTTCGAGCACCTCGCGCAGACCACGGACAACGCGCGCGCCCAGGTCCTCGCGGACACCCTCGACCGCGCGACCGCCCTGTTCCTGGAGAACGACAAGTCGCCGAGCCGTCGCGTCGGCGGCATCGACAACCGCGGCAGCCACTTCTACCTGGCCCTCTACTGGGCCCAGGAGCTGGCCAAGCAGAACGACGACGCGGCGCTCGCCAAGGCGTTCGCCCCGCTGGCCGAGACGCTGACCACGCAGGAGCAGACCATCGTCGACGAGTTGCTCGCGGTGCAGGGTTCGCCGGCCGACATCGGCGGCTACTACCGGCCCGACCCCGCCAAGGCATCGGCCGTGATGCGCCCGTCGGCGACTCTCAACCAGGCGCTCGCCACGCTGGCCTGA